In Manduca sexta isolate Smith_Timp_Sample1 chromosome 23, JHU_Msex_v1.0, whole genome shotgun sequence, one DNA window encodes the following:
- the LOC115452562 gene encoding alpha-tocopherol transfer protein isoform X2 yields MPTPDYSVDIDLGEPPPELEDYARQHCGEDPSTKLQAIDELRDMIYERGECTPHRMDDEFLVKFLRARNFIPQRAHRLLVNYYQFKEENPELFDNVYPLDLQGIGDANIIAVPPYRGQDGRRLIIYRIGQWDPKTIPIEDMFKATILALELGMMEQRTQILGGVALFDLENIGTQHAWQCTPSIAAKIVKILVSCYPANTHAIHVINHTWLFDKMYNIFKPFLNNVMNSKIYFHGNDMTSLHKHIHRDHLPERYGGIWPDYPYTIWFESLRKNYHVAKEMVACGYKFREEEISADVVRKLKEDGIQLS; encoded by the exons ATGCCGACTCCAGACTATAGCGTCGATATAGACTTGGGGGAACCCCCGCCAGAATTGGAGGACTATGCCCGCCAGCACTGTGGAGAGGACCCCAGCACGAAGCTTCAGGCTATCGACGAGCTAAGGGACATGATATATG AGCGGGGTGAATGTACACCACACCGGATGGACGATGAGTTTCTGGTGAAGTTTCTTCGTGCGCGAAACTTTATACCACAAAGAGCTCATAGGTTG CTCGTAAACTACTATCAGTTTAAAGAGGAGAATCCGGAGCTTTTTGACAACGTATACCCTTTGGATCTTCAAGGCATTGGCGATGCGAACATTATAGCCGTGCCCCCCTATCGAGGGCAGGACGGTCGGCGGCTTATAATATACAGAATAG gtCAGTGGGATCCGAAAACAATTCCAATTGAAGACATGTTTAAAGCTACTATCCTAGCCCTAGAGCTGGGTATGATGGAACAGCGCACCCAGATCCTCGGCGGAGTAGCGCTATTCGACCTGGAGAACATCGGCACTCAGCACGCGTGGCAATGCACTCCGTCCATTGCCGCGAAAATTGTTAAGATTTTAGTT tCATGCTACCCAGCCAACACCCACGCCATCCACGTCATCAATCACACTTGGCTGTTCGACAAGATGTACAATATCTTCAAGCCGTTCTTAAACAACGTTATGAACTCCAAGATCTACTTCCATGGCAACGACATGACATCCTTGCACAAGCACATTCACCGGGACCATCTCCCCGAAAGATATGGAGGTATATGGCCCGACTACCCTTATACCATTTGGTTCGAATCTTTGAGAAAAAACTATCACGTAGCGAAGGAAATGGTAGCGTGTGGCTACAAGTTTCGCGAGGAGGAAATCAGTGCTGACGTTGTGAGAAAATTGAAAGAGGATGGTATACAATTGTCGTAA
- the LOC115452562 gene encoding alpha-tocopherol transfer protein isoform X1: MAKMPTPDYSVDIDLGEPPPELEDYARQHCGEDPSTKLQAIDELRDMIYERGECTPHRMDDEFLVKFLRARNFIPQRAHRLLVNYYQFKEENPELFDNVYPLDLQGIGDANIIAVPPYRGQDGRRLIIYRIGQWDPKTIPIEDMFKATILALELGMMEQRTQILGGVALFDLENIGTQHAWQCTPSIAAKIVKILVSCYPANTHAIHVINHTWLFDKMYNIFKPFLNNVMNSKIYFHGNDMTSLHKHIHRDHLPERYGGIWPDYPYTIWFESLRKNYHVAKEMVACGYKFREEEISADVVRKLKEDGIQLS, encoded by the exons GCGAAGATGCCGACTCCAGACTATAGCGTCGATATAGACTTGGGGGAACCCCCGCCAGAATTGGAGGACTATGCCCGCCAGCACTGTGGAGAGGACCCCAGCACGAAGCTTCAGGCTATCGACGAGCTAAGGGACATGATATATG AGCGGGGTGAATGTACACCACACCGGATGGACGATGAGTTTCTGGTGAAGTTTCTTCGTGCGCGAAACTTTATACCACAAAGAGCTCATAGGTTG CTCGTAAACTACTATCAGTTTAAAGAGGAGAATCCGGAGCTTTTTGACAACGTATACCCTTTGGATCTTCAAGGCATTGGCGATGCGAACATTATAGCCGTGCCCCCCTATCGAGGGCAGGACGGTCGGCGGCTTATAATATACAGAATAG gtCAGTGGGATCCGAAAACAATTCCAATTGAAGACATGTTTAAAGCTACTATCCTAGCCCTAGAGCTGGGTATGATGGAACAGCGCACCCAGATCCTCGGCGGAGTAGCGCTATTCGACCTGGAGAACATCGGCACTCAGCACGCGTGGCAATGCACTCCGTCCATTGCCGCGAAAATTGTTAAGATTTTAGTT tCATGCTACCCAGCCAACACCCACGCCATCCACGTCATCAATCACACTTGGCTGTTCGACAAGATGTACAATATCTTCAAGCCGTTCTTAAACAACGTTATGAACTCCAAGATCTACTTCCATGGCAACGACATGACATCCTTGCACAAGCACATTCACCGGGACCATCTCCCCGAAAGATATGGAGGTATATGGCCCGACTACCCTTATACCATTTGGTTCGAATCTTTGAGAAAAAACTATCACGTAGCGAAGGAAATGGTAGCGTGTGGCTACAAGTTTCGCGAGGAGGAAATCAGTGCTGACGTTGTGAGAAAATTGAAAGAGGATGGTATACAATTGTCGTAA